From Vigna unguiculata cultivar IT97K-499-35 chromosome 5, ASM411807v1, whole genome shotgun sequence, the proteins below share one genomic window:
- the LOC114183050 gene encoding uncharacterized protein LOC114183050, which produces MEAVVSTTTESALQIAGRVVKRQLSYFFNYNDKFEEVKCYIELMDNTRKRIQHQVNNAEMNAEEIEHEVQHCLKQLDEKIEKYEQFVHDEYHSKTRCSIGFFPSNLSLRYRLGRNATKMVEEMKVEELWNKRFDEVSYRVLPSINVSLTNTSYESFASRTKTIHMFMQALEDTTVNMIGLYGVGGVGKTTLVKEVAKKAQEKKLFTVVVMANITRNPNIIKIQGQIGEMLGMRLEEESEIVRADRIRKRLKKEKENILIILDDLWDRLDLNRLGIPISDEDDGSQQDANDISDSGYHKMEKEELPSDFNNMTEENLSSNHKRCKILLTSRRKQVLCNQMDVKERSTFSIGVLNENEAKILLKKVAGIEIQNLVYDEKAIEIARMCDGLPIALVSIGRTLKNKSSFVWEDVYQQMKRQSYIEGKEPIEFSIKLSYDHLENEQLKCIFLQCARMGNDALVMDLVKFCIGLGLLQGVHTIREARNKVSMLIEELKESSLVLESYSSNRFNMHDIVRDVALSISSKEKHVFFMKNSILDEWPHKNQLERYTAIFVHSCYIIDDLSGSIYCPRLEILHIDNKDHFLKIPDEFFKDMIELRVLILIGLNLPCLPSSMICLTKLRMLSLEKCTLGQNLSIIGELKKLRILTLSGSNIECVPFEFGQLDKLQLLDLSNCSKLRLIPSNVISRMNILEEFYIGDSLIQWETEENIQSQNCSLCELSHLNQLRNLDIHIQNVVYVPQNLFFDELDSYKIVIGEFNMLTEGEFKIPDKYEVVKLLVLNLKEGIDIHSEIWIKILLKNVEYLWLGELINVHDVFYELNVEGFLKLKHLSIVNNFGIQYIINSMEQFHPLLAFPKLESLYLYKLHNLEKICNNQLLEASFCRLKIIKIKSCGKLENIFPYCMVGHLAMLETIEVCDCDSLEDIISVGRQTHTDNGDNIEFPELRTLTLKSLHAFTCLYTYDKLPCAQSFEDKGQNMNKDIIVEVDQDGTNSCHSLFNEKVSIPKLEWLELSSINIQKIWSDQTEHCFKNLLTLNVTDCGSLKYLLSFSMAKHLENLQSLFVSECEMMEDIFFPEDVEGNIDYVFPKLKKMEIMCMEKLNTIWQPNIGLHSFRSLDYLTIKECHKLKTIFPDFMRQRFQSLQSLTITNCKLVENIFDFTNISQTCDKNETNLHNIILQGLPNLVSLWKDGTGEILKHNNLQSIKIVGSPNLKYVFPLSVTNDLENLESLEVWNCRTMKEIVAWDKGSNENAITFKFPHLKTVSLRSLFELVSFYEGTHTLEWPSLKKLSILRCGKLEGITTKISNSQAKPIVLATEKVIYNLEFMAMSFREVKWLQKYIINVHRMHNLQSVVLHGLKNAEVIFWFLHRLPNLKRLILRFCHMRRIWAPITHNSREKIGVVMQLKELELRDMWFLEEIGFEHDMLLQRVQHLIIERCTKLKTLVSSLVSFRRLTYLEVVNCMMRNLMTYSTAKTLDQLTTMKVSSCPMIVAIVAENEEENVQEIDFKQLRSLELVSLPNLRSFLTADKCVLNFSLLENLVVSECPQMTKFSDVLSAPQLQKVHVVVGEKDKWYWEGDLNATLQKHFPYQVLFEHSKDMKLVDYPEMKEVRYGKPIFSDNFFGSLKKLEFDAVSKRDIVLPSHVLPSLKNLEELNVESCKLARVIFDLDESETQTKGIVFRLKKLTLKDLSNLKCVWNKHSQGIVNFSNLKEVFVYGCGTLVTLFPLTLAKNLGKLKTLTMHQCFKLIAIVEKEEETIHGTTETFEFPCLSKLFLWNMPQLVCFYPRQHHLKCPMLERLHVAYCRKLKLFNSVFHHSSLQHHMFSIEEVVPKLKELMMSEENIILLNDGHSPQDLLHKLNYLDISFEDHDNENDTLPFDFLHKVPNLECFVVRRCFGLKELFPSQKLNGHDGILTELKTLSLHNLFELESIGLEHPWVKPYIEKLKVLGIVKCHRLDRLVSCATSFINLKQLVVKGCRKMKCLFTFSTAKSLLNLEVLIIENCESIQEIIEKEDEDVNGEIVFGRLINLSMCSLPRLVSFYSGNATLHFSSLQYVILFKCPNMTTFSEVSINAPMLHGIKPSMNDSDLIFFYDLNTTIQSLFYEKDFFEYSKHTILRDYFEMRGFGSVKQAFPGKSFGNIKKLEFDGTSKGDTVIPSDVLSHLKSLEELNVHNADEVKVIFGMNDSHTKTKGTVFHLKKLILKDLSNLKCILNKNPQESVSFPNLHELFVDGCGSLVTLFATKLGMIETHELQRYDKLVEIVGKEDAVENRTPEILMFEFPCLFLLTLYNLTNLSCFYPEKHHLECPKLEIIHVAYCPKLKLFTSKIHDSHKEAMTEAPISCLQQPLFLVEKVVPKLKGLTLNEKNMMLFSDAHVQQDYLSKLNLLRLCFEDDKNEKGTLPFDFLHKVPNLEHFQVQRCFGIKEIFSSQKLQVHDGIPATLNELTLFELNELESIGFQHPWVKPFCENLQTLKVISCPRLENLGYRAMSFICLKKLFVKDCGRMEYLFTFSTAKSLGQLETLTIKNCESIKEIAKKEDEDDCDEIIFERLRTLSLNCLPRVQSFLSGNATLQFPCLENANVIDCPNMKTFSEGVLNAPKFLGIKTSLEDSDLFFNDDLNTSFQRLFQKQVEKSACDIEHLKFSDHSRLEEMWVGVVPIPTNNCFNNLKSLAVVECESLSNVIPFYLLRFLSNLKEIEVSNCQSVKAIFDVKVEAAKMMSITVPLKKLILNQLPNLEHIWNLNPDEILSLQELQEVSISNCQTLKSLFPTSVANHLVKLDVRACATLVQIFEEADAAINGETKQFNFHCLTSLTLWELPELKHLYPGKHTLEWPMLTHIDIYHCDQLKLFKTEHHSHEVAHTDDQLGISIHQQVVFSVEKVFPKLVQLSLKKEDAMAISQRQLQVMPSMEHQAITYNETMIGQGQFGANAAYLLQNLKLVKLMCYHEDDDSNIFSSGLLEEIPNIENLEVVCSSFNELFYSQVIPTTDRSKVLSKLKRLHLKNLPQLSAIGLEHSWVEPLLKTLETLEVFSCPTMKILVPSTLSFSNLTSLSIGECHGMLFLFTSSTAKRLRQLKHISIQDCEAIQEIVSKEGDDESKDEYITFDQLSVLSLESLPNIVGIYSGTFKLKFPCLDQVTLKECPQMKYSYVPDLREFKPQGQI; this is translated from the exons ATGGAAGCAGTTGTCTCTACGACAACTGAAAGTGCACTGCAAATTGCAGGACGTGTAGTGAAACGACAGTTGAGctacttttttaattacaatGACAAATTTGAAGAGGTTAAATGTTACATTGAGTTGATGGATAATACTAGGAAAAGGATACAACATCAAGTTAATAATGCAGAAATGAATGCAGAAGAAATTGAACATGAAGTTCAACATTGCTTAAAACAGTTGGATGAGAAGATTGAAAAGTATGAGCAGTTTGTCCACGATGAATATCATTCGAAGACAAGATGTTCCATTGGTTTCTTTCCGAGTAACTTGTCGTTAAGGTACCGATTGGGCAGAAATGCTACAAAAATGGTAGAggaaatgaaagtggaagaactTTGGAATAAAAGGTTTGATGAAGTTTCCTATCGGGTACTCCCATCCATTAATGTTTCTTTGACAAACACTAGCTATGAAAGCTTTGCATCAAGAACAAAAACTATCCATATGTTTATGCAAGCATTGGAAGATACTACGGTTAATATGATTGGCCTTTATGGTGTTGGTGGTGTAGGTAAGACCACTTTAGTCAAAGAAGTTGCTAAGAAAGCTCAAGAAAAGAAGTTGTTCACTGTGGTGGTTATGGCAAATATAACCAGAAATCCTAACATCATAAAAATTCAAGGACAAATTGGTGAGATGTTAGGAATGAGATTGGAAGAGGAAAGTGAGATTGTAAGAGCAGATCGCATTCGGAAAAggttaaagaaagaaaaggagaacATCCTTATAATCCTAGATGATCTATGGGATAGGTTGGACTTGAATAGATTGGGGATTCCAATCAGTGATGAAGATGATGGAAGCCAACAGGATGCCAATGATATATCTGATTCTGGTTACCATAAGATGGAAAAAGAAGAGTTACCTTCCGATTTCAATAACATGACAGAAGAGAATTTATCTAGCAATCACAAAAGATGCAAAATTCTTCTAACATCTAGAAGAAAACAAGTATTGTGtaatcaaatggatgtgaaggaGAGATCAACTTTCTCTATTGGAGTCCTTAATGAAAATGAAGCAAAGATTTTGCTTAAGAAAGTGGCTGGAATAGAAATCCAAAATTTAGTGTATGATGAGAAAGCCATTGAAATTGCAAGAATGTGTGATGGGTTGCCTATTGCATTGGTTTCCATAGGAAGGACATTAAAGAATAAAAGCTCCTTTGTATGGGAGGATGTCTATCAACAAATGAAAAGGCAAAGTTATATAGAAGGGAAAGAACCTATTGAATTCTCTATAAAGTTGAGCTATGATCATCTAGAAAATGAACAACTTAAGTGTATTTTCTTACAATGTGCAAGAATGGGAAACGATGCTTTGGTTATGGACTTGGTGAAGTTTTGTATTGGTTTAGGTTTATTACAAGGAGTCCACACAATTAGAGAAGCGAGAAACAAAGTGAGTATGCTGATAGAAGAGCTAAAAGAATCAAGTTTGGTGTTGGAAAGTTACTCTAGCAATCGCTTTAACATGCACGACATTGTGCGTGATGTTGCTCTTTCAATATCATCGAAAGAAAAGCATGTATTTTTCATGAAGAATAGCATACTCGATGAGTGGCCTCACAAAAATCAACTTGAGAGGTACACTGCTATTTTTGTACACTCTTGTTATATCATTGATGATCTTTCAGGGAGTATATACTGTCCTAGACTTGAAATCTTACATATTGACAATAAAGATCACTTTTTGAAAATACCAGATGAATTTTTTAAAGACATGATTGAACTCAGAGTCTTGATATTGATTGGTTTGAATTTACCATGTTTACCTTCTTCAATGATATGCTTAACAAAACTAAGAATGCTCAGTCTGGAGAAGTGCACTCTAGGGCAGAACTTATCAATCATTGGAGAGTTAAAGAAACTGCGAATTCTTACTCTTTCAGGATCCAACATTGAATGTGTTCCCTTTGAATTTGGACAGCTAGATAAATTGCAACTTCTAGACTTAAGTAATTGCTCAAAATTGAGACTAATACCTTCCAATGTCATATCAAGGATGAACATTTTGGAAGAATTTTATATAGGAGACAGCTTGATTCAATGGGAGACAGAAGAGAATATCCAAAGTCAAAATTGTAGTCTATGCGAGTTGAGTCACTTAAATCAGTTACGAAACCTAGACATACACATTCAGAATGTTGTCTATGTTCCACAAAACTTGTTTTTTGATGAGCTGGATAGCTACAAGATTGTCATCGGTGAATTCAACATGCTCACGGAGGGAGAATTCAAAATCCCTGACAAGTATGAAGTGGTGAAACTTTTGGTATTGAACCTAAAAGAAGGTATTGACATTCATTCTGAAATATggattaaaatattgttaaaaaatgttgAATATTTGTGGCTGGGAGAACTCATTAATGTTCATGACGTTTTCTATGAGTTAAATGTTGAAGGATTTCTGAAATTGAAACATCTATCCATTGTAAACAACTTTGGCATTCAATATATCATTAACTCAATGGAACAGTTCCATCCTTTATTGGCTTTTCCCAAATTGGAGTCGTTGTATCTTTACAAACTTCATAATCTGGAGAAAATATGCAACAATCAACTTCTTGAGGCCTCTTTCTGCAGACTAAAAATCATCAAGATCAAATCATGTGGAAAGttggaaaatattttcccaTATTGCATGGTTGGACACCTCGCCATGCTTGAAACAATTGAAGTGTGTGATTGTGATTCTTTGGAGGATATAATTTCAGTTGGAAGACAAACCCATACTGACAACGGTGACAATATCGAGTTCCCTGAGTTACGAACTTTAACATTAAAATCCTTACATGCATTTACTTGTTTGTATACCTATGATAAGTTGCCTTGTGCACAATCATTTGAAGACAAAGGGCAAAACATGAACAAAGATATCATCGTTGAAGTTGACCAAGATGGCACCAATTCTTGTCATTCACTCTTCAATGAAAAG GTGTCGATTCCAAAATTAGAGTGGTTGGAGTTATCCTCTATCAACATCCAAAAGATATGGAGTGACCAAACTGaacattgttttaaaaatttgctTACATTAAATGTGACAGATTGTGGTAGTTTGAAATATTTACTGTCATTCTCTATGGCTAAACATTTGGAGAATCTCCAAAGTCTTTTCGTCAGTGAATGTGAAATGATGGAGGATATATTTTTTCCAGAAGATGTTGAG GGAAATATTGATTATGTTTTTCCTAAGTTGAAGAAAATGGAGATCATGTGCATGGAGAAACTCAATACCATTTGGCAACCTAATATTGGCCTTCATTCCTTTCGTAGCTTAGACTATTTGACAATAAAAGAGTGCCACAAGCTTAAAACAATTTTCCCCGATTTTATGAGGCAAAGATTTCAGAGTCTTCAAAGCTTGACAATTACTAACTGCAAGTTAGTGGAAAACATATTTGACTTTACAAATATTTCACAAACTTGtgataaaaatgaaacaaacttGCACAATATTATTCTACAAGGGCTACCAAATTTAGTGAGCTTATGGAAGGATGGCACTGgtgaaatattaaaacataataatcTGCAAAGCATAAAAATTGTTGGGAgtccaaatttaaaatatgttttcccACTTTCTGTTACCAATGACCTAGAAAATTTGGAATCGCTTGAGGTATGGAACTGTAGGACAATGAAAGAGATTGTTGCCTGGGACAAAGGTTCAAATGAAAATGCTATCACCTTTAAGTTTCCTCATCTAAAAACTGTATCATTACGTTCATTATTTGAACTTGTGAGTTTCTATGAGGGAACTCATACTTTGGAGTGGCCATCATTGAAGAAATTGTCAATACTAAGATGTGGTAAGCTAGAAGGGATCACTACAAAAATCTCAAACTCACAAGCGAAACCAATTGTTTTGGCTACAGAAAAG gTGATATACAACTTGGAATTTATGGCGATGAGCTTCAGAGAAGTAAAGTGGTTGCAAAAGTACATTATTAATGTTCACAGAATGCACAACCTGCAATCAGTTGTGTTGCATGGGTTGAAGAATGCTGAAGTAATCTTTTGGTTTCTACATAGGCTTCCAAATTTGAAAAGGTTAATATTGAGATTTTGTCACATGAGAAGGATTTGGGCTCCTATAACTCATAATTCACGTGAAAAAATAGGAGTTGTTATGCAGCTTAAAGAGTTGGAATTAAGAGACATGTGGTTTCTAGAGGAGATTGGTTTTGAGCATGACATGCTTCTTCAAAGGGTACAACACTTAATCATCGAACGATGTACAAAACTGAAAACTTTGGTATCATCCTTGGTATCTTTTCGTCGCTTGACATATTTGGAAGTGGTGAATTGTATGATGAGAAATTTAATGACATACTCAACTGCTAAAACCTTGGATCAACTCACAACTATGAAGGTAAGTTCTTGTCCAATGATTGTGGCAATTGTTGCAGAAAATGAAGAGGAAAATGTACAAGAGATTGATTTTAAACAGTTACGATCATTAGAATTGGTTTCTCTACCAAATCTCAGAAGTTTTTTGACTGCTGATAAGTGTGTCTTAAACTTTTCACTATTGGAAAATTTAGTAGTGAGTGAATGTCCTCAAATGACTAAGTTCTCTGATGTCCTAAGTGCTCCACAATTACAAAAAGTACATGTTGTGGTCGGAGAAAAAGACAAATGGTACTGGGAAGGTGATTTGAATGCAACTCTGCAAAAACATTTTCCATATCAG GTGCTTTTTGAGCATTCAAAGGATATGAAGCTAGTGGATTATCCTGAAATGAAGGAAGTTCGTTACGGCAAACCTATTTTTTCTGACAACTTCTTTGGTAGTTTGAAGAAATTGGAATTTGATGCAGTAAGTAAGAGAGACATTGTACTTCCGTCCCATGTACTACCTTCCTTGAAGAACTTAGAAGAATTGAATGTGGAGAGTTGCAAACTAGCACGGGTAATATTTGACCTAGATGAGAGTGAGACTCAGACTAAGGGAATAGTTTTTCGTTTgaaaaaacttactttaaaagaCTTGTCAAATTTGAAATGTGTGTGGAACAAACACTCCCAAGGAATAGTCAATTTTTCCAATTTGAAAGAAGTGTTTGTTTATGGTTGTGGAACCTTGGTAACATTATTCCCTTTAACTCTTGCCAAAAATCTTGGGAAACTTAAGACACTTACAATGCACCAGTGTTTCAAGTTGATAGCAATTGTTGAAAAGGAAGAGGAAACTATACATGGAACAACTGAAACATTTGAATTCCCTTGTTTGTCAAAATTGTTTCTTTGGAATATGCCACAACTTGTTTGCTTTTATCCTAGACAACACCATCTCAAATGTCCTATGTTAGAAAGGTTACATGTGGCCTATTGTCGTAAGTTGAAGCTATTCAACTCAGTATTCCATCATAGTTCATTACAACATCATATGTTCTCAATTGAAGAG GTTGTTCCCAAATTGAAGGAACTGATGATGAGTGAGGAAAATATTATCTTGTTGAACGATGGACATTCACCACAAGACCTCCTTCACAAACTAAATTACCTTGATATATCGTTTGAAGATCATGATAATGAGAATGATACTTTACCTTTTGATTTCCTTCACAAGGTACCCAATTTAGAATGTTTTGTTGTGAGACGATGTTTTGGTTTGAAGGAGTTATTTCCCTCTCAAAAACTCAATGGTCATGATGGGATTCTAACTGAATTGAAAACATTAAGCCTACACAATCTTTTTGAGTTGGAGTCTATAGGGTTGGAACACCCTTGGGTAAAGCCATACATTGAAAAGCTAAAAGTATTAGGAATTGTTAAGTGTCATCGGTTAGACAGATTAGTGTCTTGTGCTACATCTTTCATTAATCTGAAACAATTGGTTGTGAAGGGTTGTAGAAAAATGAAGTGTCTGTTCACATTTTCTACGGCCAAAAGTCTCTTGAATCTTGAGGTTCTAATTATCGAGAATTGTGAGTCAATAcaagaaataatagaaaaagaagatgaagatgttAATGGTGAGATCGTATTTGGACGATTGATAAATTTAAGCATGTGTTCCTTACCAAGACTGGTAAGTTTTTATTCAGGAAATGCCACTCTACATTTCTCATCTTTACAATATGTGATCTTGTTTAAATGTCCCAATATGACAACTTTCTCTGAAGTAAGCATAAATGCACCAATGCTACATGGAATCAAACCTTCAATGAATGATTCTGATCTAATCTTCTTCTATGATCTCAACACAACAATTCAGAGTTTGTTCTACGAGAAG GATTTTTTCGAATATTCAAAGCATACAATTCTACGGGATTATTTTGAGATGAGGGGATTTGGATCTGTAAAACAAGCTTTTCCGGGGAAATCTTTTGGCAATATAAAGAAATTGGAATTTGATGGAACAAGTAAAGGAGATACTGTGATTCCATCTGATGTACTTTCTCATTTGAAGAGTTTGGAAGAATTGAATGTGCATAACGCTGATGAGGTGAAGGTAATATTTGGTATGAATGACAGCCACACCAAGACCAAAGGAACAgtctttcatttgaaaaaacttattttgaaagacttgtcaaatttgaaatgtatattgAACAAAAATCCACAAGAAAGTGTCAGTTTTCCTAATTTGCATGAGTTGTTTGTTGATGGTTGTGGAAGCTTGGTAACACTGTTTGCCACAAAACTTGGGATGATCGAGACACATGAACTGCAGAGGTATGACAAGTTGGTAGAAATTGTTGGAAAGGAAGATGCAGTTGAAAACAGAACACCTGAAATATTAATGTTTGAATTCCCCTGTCTGTTCTTGCTAACTCTCTATAACCTAACAAATCTGAGCTGCTTTTATCCTGAAAAACACCATCTGGAATGCCCCAAATTAGAAATCATACATGTGGCCTACTGTCCCAAGTTGAAGCTATTCACATCAAAAATTCATGACAGTCACAAAGAAGCAATGACAGAGGCTCCAATAAGTTGCCTTCAACAACCTCTGTTCCTTGTTGAAAAG GTTGTTCCTAAACTTAAGGGATTGACACTGAATGAGAAAAACATGATGTTGTTTAGCGATGCACATGTGCAACAAGACTATCTCAGCAAATTAAATCTTCTCCGATTGTGCTTTGAGGatgataaaaatgagaaaggtACTTTGCCCTTTGATTTCCTACACAAGGTACCTAATTTAGAACATTTTCAAGTGCAGAGATGCTTTGGTATCAAGGAGATATTTTCATCTCAGAAATTGCAAGTTCATGATGGAATTCCTGCGACATTGAATGAATTAACCCTATTTGAACTAAATGAGCTAGAATCAATAGGGTTCCAGCACCCATGGGTAAAGCCATTCTGTGAAAACCTTCAAACATTAAAGGTTATCAGCTGTCCTCGGTTGGAAAATTTAGGGTATCGTGCAATGTCTTTCATATGTCTTAAAAAGTTGTTTGTGAAGGACTGTGGTCGAATGGAGTATTTATTCACATTTTCAACTGCAAAAAGTTTGGGGCAACTTGAAACCCTAACTATAAAGAATTGTGAATCGATAAAAGAAATAGCAAAAaaggaagatgaagatgattgTGATGAGATCATATTTGAAAGACTCAGAACGTTAAGTTTGAATTGCTTACCTCGAGTTCAAAGCTTCTTGTCAGGGAATGCCACTCTGCAATTTCCATGTTTGGAAAACGCAAATGTAATTGATTGCCCCAATATGAAAACTTTCTCTGAAGGAGTCCTAAATGCGCCAAAGTTTTTGGGGATTAAAACGTCATTGGAGGATTCAGATTTATTCTTCAATGATGATCTAAACACGTCATTTCAGAGGCTGTTTCAAAAACAG GTGGAAAAGTCTGCATGTGATATAGAGcatttaaaatttagtgatcATTCACGGCTAGAAGAGATGTGGGTTGGTGTGGTTCCAATCCCAACAAACAATTGTTTCAACAATTTGAAATCTTTAGCTGTGGTTGAATGTGAATCTCTCTCCAATGTCATtcctttttatttactacgCTTTCTTTCTAACCTCAAAGAGATTGAGGTAAGCAACTGTCAATCTGTGAAGGCAATTTTTGATGTGAAAGTAGAAGCAGCAAAAATGATGTCGATTACAGTTCCTTTGAAGAAACTCATTCTAAATCAGTTGCCAAATTTGGAGCATATCTGGAATCTGAATCCTGATGAAATTCTGAGCCTTCAAGAGTTGCAAGAAGTGTCAATTTCCAATTGTCAAACCCTTAAAAGTTTGTTTCCAACATCAGTGGCCAATCATCTTGTTAAGCTTGATGTGAGAGCTTGTGCAACATTGGTGCAAATTTTTGAAGAAGCTGATGCAGCCATCAATGGAGAAACTAAACAGTTCAATTTCCATTGTCTCACCTCATTAACATTATGGGAATTGCCAGAGCTCAAGCACTTGTACCCTGGAAAACACACTCTGGAATGGCCGATGCTAACACATATAGATATATATCATTGTGATCAGTTGAAATTGTTTAAAACTGAGCATCATAGTCATGAAGTTGCTCATACAGATGATCAACTCGGTATTTCAATACATCAGCAAGTAGTTTTTTCGGTTGAAAAG GTTTTTCCAAAGTTGGTGCAATTATCACTCAAAAAGGAAGACGCCATGGCAATTTCGCAAAGACAGCTCCAG GTTATGCCAAGCATGGAGCATCAAGCAATCACTTACAACGAGACTATGATTGGACAAGGACAATTTGGAGCAAATGCTGCATACCTCCTGCAAAATTTAAAACTTGTCAAGTTAATGTGCTATCATGAGGATGATGATTCAAATATATTCTCCAGTGGATTACTTGAAGAGATACCCAACATTGAAAATCTTGAAGTGGTTTGCAGTTCCTTTAACGAATTATTCTACTCTCAAGTAATACCTACCACTGATCGTAGCAAAGTACTTTCAAAGTTGAAAAGATTACATTTGAAGAATCTCCCACAGCTTAGTGCCATCGGATTAGAGCACTCATGGGTAGAACCCTTACTAAAAACACTAGAAACATTGGAAGTGTTTTCATGTCCTACCATGAAAATTTTGGTACCATCCACCTTGTCTTTTTCAAATCTTACCTCTTTGAGTATTGGTGAATGCCATGgaatgttatttttgttcacatCCTCAACGGCCAAAAGACTACGTCAACTGAAGCACATTTCTATACAGGATTGTGAAGCAATACAGGAAATAGTGTCGaaagagggagatgatgaatcaAAAGATGAATATATAACATTTGACCAGCTCAGTGTTTTGTCTCTTGAATCTTTACCAAACATAGTAGGAATTTACTCAGGGACTTTCAAGTTAAAGTTCCCATGCTTGGATCAAGTGACTTTAAAGGAATGCCCTCAAATGAAATACTCTTATGTACCTGATTTGCGTGAGTTCAAACCTCAGGGGCAAATTTAA